A region of Sesamum indicum cultivar Zhongzhi No. 13 linkage group LG7, S_indicum_v1.0, whole genome shotgun sequence DNA encodes the following proteins:
- the LOC105166027 gene encoding putative HVA22-like protein g, with amino-acid sequence MIGSLITRGLLLIFGYAYPAYECFKTVEMNKPDIEQLRFWCQYWILVAVLTVCERIGDMFIGWVPMYAEAKVAFFIYLWFPKTKGTTYVYDSFFRPYVAQHETEIDRNLLELRTRAGDMAVLYWQKAANYGQTRIFEILQYIASQSTPTRPAQPQQQGSRVQKPSVPPNHRSAATTQPQDRQPSSPASSTSASEQEDDTTEATAPSEDPKAATAPASLNEQKTTPTPSLVQSSKTSRPSEVQLMQIDSVPPTANENPQPPPPDLTLEDAVRVVTRARSRRTRAALGR; translated from the exons ATGATTGGATCTCTAATCACTAGGGGGCTTCT GCTGATATTTGGCTATGCTTATCCTGCTTATGAATGCTTTAAAACTGTGGAAATGAACAAGCCTGACATTGAGCAACTTCGCTTTTGGTGCCAGTATTG GATTTTGGTGGCTGTTTTGACAGTTTGTGAAAGAATTGGTGACATGTTCATTGGCTg GGTTCCGATGTATGCTGAAGCAAAAGTGGCCTTCTTCATATACTTGTGGTTTCCTAAAACTAAG GGAACAACATATGTGTATGACTCCTTCTTTAGACCCTATGTTGCACAGCATGAGACAGAAATTGATCGTAATTTGTTAGAACTGAGGACAAGAGCTGGAGATATGGCAGTATTGTATTGGCAGAAGGCGGCGAACTATGGTCAGACAAGAATATTTGAGATTTTGCAGTATATTGCTTCACAATCTACGCCCACTCGACCAGCTCAG CCACAACAGCAAGGCAGTAGAGTCCAGAAACCCAGTGTGCCACCAAACCATAGATCAGCTGCTACAACACAGCCCCAGGATAGACAACCGTCTTCTCCTGCTTCTAGTACCTCTGCAAGTGAGCAGGAGGACGACACAACGGAAGCAACAGCTCCTTCAGAAGATCCAAAAGCAGCTACTGCTCCAGCATCCTTGAACGAACAAAAAACAACACCAACACCATCACTTGTCCAGAGCAGCAAAACTTCAAGGCCCAGTGAAGTGCAGTTAATGCAAATTGATTCAGTGCCTCCTACAGCAAATGAAAATCCTCAACCTCCTCCACCAGACTTGACACTGGAAGATGCCGTAAGAGTAGTCACACGAGCAAGGTCCAGGAGAACACGTGCTGCATTAGGTCGCTGA